A genomic segment from Verrucomicrobiota bacterium encodes:
- a CDS encoding Maf family protein, with translation MPKRGPVPRRVVLASASPRRRDLLEAAGFEVIVRPAGVEELSEGLAPRSLVIANAEMKALELATTTSGDVVLGADTVVVLDGQILGKPRDLEDAAGMLRLLAGRTHEVLTGVCMLRGGTVVRCSFVESTLVAFRPFDEAMIADYLKDINPLDKAGSYAAQEDRGRLIERIEGSMDNVIGLPVARVIEALEQHFAEPQAG, from the coding sequence ATGCCTAAGAGAGGGCCGGTTCCGCGCCGCGTTGTGTTGGCCTCGGCATCGCCGCGGCGGCGCGATCTTCTGGAGGCCGCGGGATTCGAGGTCATCGTCCGTCCTGCTGGTGTCGAGGAACTGTCGGAAGGGCTTGCTCCGCGTTCCTTAGTCATTGCCAATGCGGAGATGAAAGCCCTTGAGCTTGCGACCACGACTTCCGGTGATGTGGTGCTTGGAGCCGATACGGTGGTGGTCCTCGACGGACAGATTCTCGGCAAGCCCCGTGACCTTGAAGATGCCGCAGGGATGCTTCGGCTGCTTGCCGGTAGAACCCATGAAGTCCTGACCGGCGTCTGCATGCTCCGTGGAGGGACGGTGGTGCGATGTAGCTTTGTCGAGTCGACCCTGGTTGCCTTTCGCCCTTTTGATGAGGCCATGATTGCTGACTATCTGAAGGATATTAATCCCCTCGATAAAGCTGGCTCCTATGCTGCCCAGGAAGATCGCGGTCGACTGATCGAGCGCATCGAGGGATCGATGGATAACGTGATCGGCCTTCCGGTAGCACGTGTCATCGAGGCGCTGGAACAGCACTTTGCCGAACCGCAAGCTGGGTAG
- the ruvX gene encoding Holliday junction resolvase RuvX: MAALRCHGKVTSTSRVLGVDPGSVRIGLALSDEMGFMAHPYSTIKVKGGDCLTGAPEIAAAALDKEAGIIVIGLPRNMNGTYGPAAEKSRALAEAVKQLTAARVILWDERLTTVAATRSLQETGMDSRAQRQVIDQAAAVQILQSWLDSQVAI; the protein is encoded by the coding sequence ATGGCTGCACTCCGATGTCATGGGAAGGTGACTTCGACTTCCCGCGTACTTGGCGTTGACCCCGGATCGGTCCGCATCGGCCTGGCTCTGAGCGACGAAATGGGCTTCATGGCCCATCCCTATTCCACCATCAAGGTGAAGGGAGGAGACTGCCTCACGGGTGCGCCAGAGATCGCCGCCGCGGCGCTCGACAAGGAAGCAGGCATCATCGTGATCGGCCTTCCCCGCAACATGAACGGAACCTACGGCCCCGCTGCCGAGAAAAGCCGGGCCCTGGCCGAAGCCGTCAAACAGCTCACCGCAGCCCGCGTGATTCTCTGGGATGAGCGCCTCACGACCGTCGCCGCCACACGTAGTCTGCAGGAGACGGGGATGGACAGCCGGGCCCAGCGCCAGGTGATCGACCAGGCGGCCGCTGTCCAGATCCTGCAGAGTTGGCTTGATTCGCAGGTAGCAATCTAA
- the truA gene encoding tRNA pseudouridine(38-40) synthase TruA: MKLRLLVAYDGTAFRGFQSQTHGRTVQDTLEKVIGVIVGERVILHASGRTDAGVHALGQTVHFELTPEQVTRIGRMGKPDRWVAALNSSLPPELRVMKASRAPKDFHARFSTRGKIYRYDIWHDPVLPPHLVNRSWHLFGSLDRSLIRDLARSVEGTHDFRGFCADSGSLPESTVRTISRVVIKERGSSISITLEGDGFLYRMVRMIVGGIIRVAQEKEDPDVFLKRLAEGRPWPTPAMAPAHGLYLVKALYPRRKTRTA; encoded by the coding sequence ATGAAGCTGCGTCTTCTGGTTGCCTACGATGGAACCGCCTTCAGGGGATTTCAGAGCCAGACGCACGGACGCACGGTCCAGGATACATTGGAAAAAGTGATTGGGGTTATTGTTGGAGAACGTGTCATTCTGCATGCCTCCGGGAGAACTGATGCGGGGGTGCATGCACTCGGGCAGACGGTCCATTTCGAGCTGACGCCTGAGCAGGTGACGAGGATAGGCCGCATGGGAAAACCAGACCGCTGGGTGGCGGCCTTGAATTCGTCGCTGCCGCCGGAGCTCCGTGTCATGAAGGCCTCGCGGGCCCCCAAAGATTTTCATGCCCGTTTCTCCACCCGAGGGAAGATCTATAGGTACGACATCTGGCACGATCCCGTGCTGCCACCCCATCTCGTCAACCGCTCATGGCATCTCTTTGGTTCACTCGACCGCTCTCTGATCAGGGATCTGGCGAGAAGCGTCGAGGGAACCCATGACTTCCGGGGATTCTGCGCCGACTCGGGATCGCTGCCTGAGAGCACGGTGCGGACCATCAGTCGGGTCGTCATAAAAGAGCGCGGCTCCTCGATCTCGATCACACTCGAAGGAGATGGCTTTCTCTACCGAATGGTCCGGATGATCGTCGGAGGAATAATCCGGGTCGCGCAGGAGAAAGAGGATCCGGACGTTTTTCTCAAACGTCTTGCCGAGGGGCGGCCATGGCCTACTCCGGCGATGGCCCCTGCCCACGGGCTCTATCTAGTGAAAGCGCTCTATCCGCGGAGAAAGACTCGCACGGCTTGA